From one Dermacentor silvarum isolate Dsil-2018 chromosome 3, BIME_Dsil_1.4, whole genome shotgun sequence genomic stretch:
- the LOC119446691 gene encoding transmembrane protein 248-like isoform X3, which yields MTVGVVQNLRGFALSHPPLLVFSSCLLAFGVTMIVLAYIIGGTELPNPDIDMDWNVFLTHLSELHYCVGPQSNPGNEGLQFGGGKRSVPPLAAPNVTADVPGVKAVDRAKSLSALLPDLGSGDPKDDSPNVTVAVAVPATFFREALSSPVFWHGNARGYMLGFSGKRAKEQLLLTMILWPRINDTTAACTGKHCHVDTDTCIILQGPSHLLPKTKRPPKCFLEAVPPSVSRQVFLQRSAADTGGRVNCSGGIWTSFLYKPNPELTVMLSYQKVLHF from the exons ATGACTGTGGGTGTAGTACAAAACCTGCGGGGCTTTGCCCTAAGTCATCCACCGCTGCTGGTGTTCAGCTCGTGTCTGTTGGCTTTTGGAGTCACAATGATCGTCCTGGCCTACATTATTGGAGGCACAGAGCTTCCCAATCCAGACATCGATATG GATTGGAATGTGTTTCTTACACATCTCTCTGAGTTGCACTACTGTGTCGGACCTCAATCAAATCCTGGGAATGAGGGGCTACAGTTTGGAGGTGGAAAACGTTCCGTGCCACCACTTGCTGCTCCTAATGTAACTGCTGATGTGCCGGGTGTCAAAGCCGTGGACAGGGCGAAGAGCCTGAGCGCACTGCTTCCAGACTTGGGCTCTGGTGACCCCAAGGACGACAGCCCCAATGTCACTGTTGCTGTGGCAGTGCCGGCGACTTTCTTTCGGGAGGCCCTGTCCAGCCCTGTGTTTTGGCATGGCAATGCTAGGGGGTACAtgctgggcttttcag GGAAACGAGCGAAGGAGCAGCTCCTGCTCACCATGATCCTGTGGCCTCGCATCAATGATACCACGGCAGCCTGTACTGGCAAGCACTGCCACGTGGATACAGACACCTGCATTATTCTGCAGGGACCTTCGCACCTCCTACCCAAGACTAA GCGGCCCCCTAAGTGCTTTCTGGAGGCTGTGCCACCATCAGTGAGCCGGCAGGTGTTTCTGCAACGCTCAGCTGCTGACACGGGAGGCCGCGTCAACTGCAGTGGTGGCATCTGGACTAGCTTCTTGTACAAGCCGAATCCTGAGCTCACTGTCATGCTCTCTTAT
- the LOC119446691 gene encoding transmembrane protein 248-like isoform X2, producing MTVGVVQNLRGFALSHPPLLVFSSCLLAFGVTMIVLAYIIGGTELPNPDIDMDWNVFLTHLSELHYCVGPQSNPGNEGLQFGGGKRSVPPLAAPNVTADVPGVKAVDRAKSLSALLPDLGSGDPKDDSPNVTVAVAVPATFFREALSSPVFWHGNARGYMLGFSGKRAKEQLLLTMILWPRINDTTAACTGKHCHVDTDTCIILQGPSHLLPKTKRPPKCFLEAVPPSVSRQVFLQRSAADTGGRVNCSGGIWTSFLYKPNPELTVMLSYGDRSLVNLHLIHTSYFLFFVVMTLACYAIIRGRFHKVTMEKVVHA from the exons ATGACTGTGGGTGTAGTACAAAACCTGCGGGGCTTTGCCCTAAGTCATCCACCGCTGCTGGTGTTCAGCTCGTGTCTGTTGGCTTTTGGAGTCACAATGATCGTCCTGGCCTACATTATTGGAGGCACAGAGCTTCCCAATCCAGACATCGATATG GATTGGAATGTGTTTCTTACACATCTCTCTGAGTTGCACTACTGTGTCGGACCTCAATCAAATCCTGGGAATGAGGGGCTACAGTTTGGAGGTGGAAAACGTTCCGTGCCACCACTTGCTGCTCCTAATGTAACTGCTGATGTGCCGGGTGTCAAAGCCGTGGACAGGGCGAAGAGCCTGAGCGCACTGCTTCCAGACTTGGGCTCTGGTGACCCCAAGGACGACAGCCCCAATGTCACTGTTGCTGTGGCAGTGCCGGCGACTTTCTTTCGGGAGGCCCTGTCCAGCCCTGTGTTTTGGCATGGCAATGCTAGGGGGTACAtgctgggcttttcag GGAAACGAGCGAAGGAGCAGCTCCTGCTCACCATGATCCTGTGGCCTCGCATCAATGATACCACGGCAGCCTGTACTGGCAAGCACTGCCACGTGGATACAGACACCTGCATTATTCTGCAGGGACCTTCGCACCTCCTACCCAAGACTAA GCGGCCCCCTAAGTGCTTTCTGGAGGCTGTGCCACCATCAGTGAGCCGGCAGGTGTTTCTGCAACGCTCAGCTGCTGACACGGGAGGCCGCGTCAACTGCAGTGGTGGCATCTGGACTAGCTTCTTGTACAAGCCGAATCCTGAGCTCACTGTCATGCTCTCTTAT GGTGATCGCTCTTTAGTCAACCTACATTTGATCCACACCAGCTACTTCCTTTTCTTCGTGGTGATGACGCTGGCCTGCTATGCCATAATTCGTGGACGCTTCCATAAGGTGACGATGGAGAAG
- the LOC119446691 gene encoding transmembrane protein 248-like isoform X1: MTVGVVQNLRGFALSHPPLLVFSSCLLAFGVTMIVLAYIIGGTELPNPDIDMDWNVFLTHLSELHYCVGPQSNPGNEGLQFGGGKRSVPPLAAPNVTADVPGVKAVDRAKSLSALLPDLGSGDPKDDSPNVTVAVAVPATFFREALSSPVFWHGNARGYMLGFSGKRAKEQLLLTMILWPRINDTTAACTGKHCHVDTDTCIILQGPSHLLPKTKRPPKCFLEAVPPSVSRQVFLQRSAADTGGRVNCSGGIWTSFLYKPNPELTVMLSYGDRSLVNLHLIHTSYFLFFVVMTLACYAIIRGRFHKVTMEKQKVLHF, translated from the exons ATGACTGTGGGTGTAGTACAAAACCTGCGGGGCTTTGCCCTAAGTCATCCACCGCTGCTGGTGTTCAGCTCGTGTCTGTTGGCTTTTGGAGTCACAATGATCGTCCTGGCCTACATTATTGGAGGCACAGAGCTTCCCAATCCAGACATCGATATG GATTGGAATGTGTTTCTTACACATCTCTCTGAGTTGCACTACTGTGTCGGACCTCAATCAAATCCTGGGAATGAGGGGCTACAGTTTGGAGGTGGAAAACGTTCCGTGCCACCACTTGCTGCTCCTAATGTAACTGCTGATGTGCCGGGTGTCAAAGCCGTGGACAGGGCGAAGAGCCTGAGCGCACTGCTTCCAGACTTGGGCTCTGGTGACCCCAAGGACGACAGCCCCAATGTCACTGTTGCTGTGGCAGTGCCGGCGACTTTCTTTCGGGAGGCCCTGTCCAGCCCTGTGTTTTGGCATGGCAATGCTAGGGGGTACAtgctgggcttttcag GGAAACGAGCGAAGGAGCAGCTCCTGCTCACCATGATCCTGTGGCCTCGCATCAATGATACCACGGCAGCCTGTACTGGCAAGCACTGCCACGTGGATACAGACACCTGCATTATTCTGCAGGGACCTTCGCACCTCCTACCCAAGACTAA GCGGCCCCCTAAGTGCTTTCTGGAGGCTGTGCCACCATCAGTGAGCCGGCAGGTGTTTCTGCAACGCTCAGCTGCTGACACGGGAGGCCGCGTCAACTGCAGTGGTGGCATCTGGACTAGCTTCTTGTACAAGCCGAATCCTGAGCTCACTGTCATGCTCTCTTAT GGTGATCGCTCTTTAGTCAACCTACATTTGATCCACACCAGCTACTTCCTTTTCTTCGTGGTGATGACGCTGGCCTGCTATGCCATAATTCGTGGACGCTTCCATAAGGTGACGATGGAGAAG